Within Felis catus isolate Fca126 chromosome A1, F.catus_Fca126_mat1.0, whole genome shotgun sequence, the genomic segment ACAACTGAGGTCCTAATGTTTCTGTTTACAGAATATAGAAAAAGAGCacaagggaaaatgaaataaaacacacacataatgtacaaaaatataaaattaatacagaaatacGAAGAATTATGTTTATAACATGGAGGTTTTAGGAACTGAGAATCAGAGTGTAGGTTTTGGAATCAGTCACAGCTGAGTTCTAATCTTTGCTCTGTCCATTAACAACCATGTGATCTGGAGCAGaacattttgcctttttcctctttagtttccttatctggaacCCAGAGACAGAAATCCTGTgtttgtaggggaaaaaaaaaaaaaaaaaaaaaaaaaaaaaagctagcatATGAAGAAAATTCCTGAAAAGAAAAGTTTAAGGAAGGAAAGCTAGACACCAAATGGTCTCCTACCCCAAGATTTTAGTGGACTTCATGGGTATTCTTTGGAGTCTAAAAAGCTTTGAAGTCTATAAGAATTTGTGGTTGCACTGGGGTAGAGAAGAatatggaggaaagagaagggcctTATTTGCTAAGGCCTTCATCAGAGTATGTGCTTTACATGTGGATTCATTTAGTATTTAGGATCTTATGACACTTCCCTATGTTGCCGATGGAAATAAAGATTGTtagaatgctttcatttttagcaatatctattcaaataaaaaagtgCGTATGTGCACAATGAAACTTGCATAGGCAAGTTTATAAGCATATTTACTGCagtattgttcttttttaatatatatatttttattttttaagtttgtttatttatagcaggagcagaggaagggcagagagagaaggagagagagagaatcccaaacagtctctgtgctggcagcacggatgtggggcttgaactcatgaactgtgagatcatgacctgagccaacagaCAACCtgagcttaacagactgagtcccCCAGGGCGATCCTTCTGCAGTATTGTTCTAAAAGCAAATTCAAGGACACTATCGATTAAGGGGATCAGTTAAATAAACTATTATACATGCATGTCATTAAAGACTCATCCATGAAATAGAATGAGACATTAGCATATACTATAGATTACGTGTGTttaccaaagaaaacaatttatgtAAGGAAGGCTACTATTTTTGCCAGGCGGTGGTGGTATGGGAAGGATATATACAGACCAATCTACCTTTCCAAAGGTGCTTTTTTACACTTAAACTGTCTCTGGAAGACCACacaaaaatttaataatgtttttcaGAAGGGGAATTTGGAGACACAGGAGGTAAACTTACTCTATtcccttttgtattttctatatttgttaCCAAGTGctcatatcactttttttttatattatccttttaaaaaaaggtttgtttttaaacaaatttccAGCCACCTGCTTACCTCCAAACCCCTCTCCCAGCCCACAGTCCTTCCCCAGGGCTTTGGTTGTCGTGGCAATTTACCACGGTTTCTTCAGCAAGAAACTGCTGGACTTGTGGTTTAAGGTAGGTGTGGTAAGGATGGAAATATATAATCAAAGAGGGAGTGTGTGTCACAGGTAGGCATTTATTGTTTACTCTGTATCTTTTACGTTTTTGCATATGTAATCATGTGCATATATATGGTGTTGCGGGATCATTGAACGCTGAtcgtcaagaaagaattcttgagatgttttacAGTGCAACTTAGTAAGTCTATTTAAATGGCACCGGGACAGGACGTGGGCAGAAAGACCCACGCTTTTGCTATATGCAGCCAGTGGTTATATGCTTACTGTTAAAGGGGGCGGGGATGTGCAGGGagtattagatcataaatgttttctttgaatttctactCGTAAAACTATTTTTCCAAGACTTCTCCGGTGCTTATCATTTAGCTGGATATTAACTAGTGGTGGGATATACAGGCTATCATGGGACCTTTTAAGAATGTAGCAACCAGTACGTATATGCTCCTTATCAGAACTATGCAGGCTGTATAGATCGGCCTTCTGCACTAAAGTGAACATATTTCTGCTTCTATCACTCACCAGTAGTACCTTTTAAAAGCGGAGAATTTGCCTATTTAAAGACTTCCCTGGACTCTttctcagtccctcccctccTGAACTGTGGACACCCACAAACCCCTAGTTCACCAGCCGGAGTGTGGAGAGTTTTCTGCTCCAAGGGAGGGGACTGAGGGTGGGGATCAACcctagaaaaaaatgtctttcactGATGGGGAACTGAGGTTTAGAAGGAttgcattggttttctttttcaattaaatagGGATACAAATATATCTACCTGGCAGTAGGTAAGGGGGAAATAGGCCCTAAAATCCTTAGAATCATTAACTGTGAAAGATACTTAAATCGTAATCGTATTTGAAAAGTAAGGAAGCTCGCGCGCTGCATGCCGGGATTTGTAGTCCCCTCCGGATGGCCCACAGTGCGGCTGTGCAGGGGAGAGCCGCTCTTCCGGGCGCAGGCGTGCGGCAGCGGCGGCAGGACTGACTGGGCCAAAGCTGCCGTGTCCTCGCGGGCCACCGGGAGCTTGTCATGGCGGTTCCTGCGGCGGCCATGGGGCCCTCGGCGCTGGGCCAGAGTGGTCCTGGCTCAATGGCTCCCTGGTGCTCAGTGACCAGCGGCCCAACACGCTACGTGCTGGGAATGCAGGAGCTGTTTCGCGGCCACAGCAAGACGCGCGAGTTCCCCGCGCATAGCGCCAAGGTGCACTCGGTGGCCTGGAGCTGCGACGGGCGTCGCCTTGCCTCGGGGTCCTTCGACAAGACGGCCAGCGTATTCCTGCTGGAGAAGGACCGGTTGGTGAGCTGTCAGGGACCGGcccagcaggagagaggggccgTGGTAAAGGGCGGTGTGGTGTTGAGGGAGAGAATGGGGGTGAAAAGGGGGGTGGAGGCAAGGGGTGTGGGGATGTTGGGAGTGTGCAGTGCACGAGAGAGGAGTGTGGGAGTGATGAGGCTGGTGTTTAGGGGTCAGGAGGGGGTGTGGTGGAGAGGTGGACGGCGGTGGtaagagggaggtgggggtgcgAGGGAGTGTAGTAGTGAGGAGGAGTTCAgatgaggggggcgggggggagatgAAGACGGGTGGTGAGGAGGGTGGATGGGACTGGGGTGAGATGGGGGTGTACGAGAGTGGTAGGAAGGTGTTGTGTAGTGTGAGGAGTGGCTAGGGTGCTGTGGTGCTGGTGAGGTCCCCATGGTGGTGAGGGGGGCCCTTTTGAAAATAATAGGGCTTTCTGTGGGGATGAGCAAGACTGGGAACCTGGGTGGTAGAGTAAGgatggaaaaccagaaagaaggaggaaggacagggaggaCAAAAGAGTAAGGCCATTGGTATGGAACCCAAACCTCAGAACAGTTTAGAGTGATTGGGGAGGAAGTGTGGGTGGGTATTGGGAGTAGTTTGGCAGAAAGGGCTTGGAAGGATTGGTGTCTTTTAAATTATCCAGATCTTTGTTGGTCACAAGGTACTTTAGTTtgaataaggttaaaaaaattacatgtggaGGCAGGTACTTTTGTGTGTAGTGATGTTTGGATTCTCATTTCAggttaaagaaaacaattatcgGGGACATGGGGATAGTGTGGACCAGCTTTGTTGGCACCCAAGTAATCCTGACCTCTTTGTCACCGCGTCTGGAGACAAAACCATTCGCATCTGGGATGTGAGGACGACGAAATGCATTGCCACTGTGAACACTAAAGGTGACTCTTCAGAGAAAGGGCAATAGGAATGAGCTACTTGTGGTCATTCAACAGGCCTTTCCTGAATTATCTTCTCTATTTGTGGCCTTGTGTTAGGTATGAGACATCCTGGGCTGAATGTGACAATCTCCAGCTCCTAGGACCTGTACTGGGTTTAGTGCAGGGAGAGAGACGTACGTGTAAAAAAAACCCTACGTGATATGACATGGTTCGTCTTAACTGGAGAGGTCTAAAAGATGGACACTCAGAATGGAAATGCTTAAGTCTGCCTGTGGAGACAGGGAAGGTCTCACAGATTTGAGCAAACTCTTAGAATAGCTAATAGGGATTTAGTGGTCAGGGTACAGTGGGTTGGTGGGGGATAGGAGGCAGCTCTAGGAGGGAACTGCATGTACAGATGTGTGGAGAATTTATGAAACTGTTGATAGGCTAGAATGGCTGATCTTGGAATGAATGGTCTTGGTGGTCTGGGACAAAATGAACTGGAAGTCGTGCAGTATGTTTGTAGAATCTGTTCTTCACCAGCTATTGTTCTGTAAACCTTGAGgccatttattatattttattgactGACATGTCATTGATTACAAGATGCACCAATATTTTATGTGCTAGTAGGAAAGAAGATAAAGCTTCTAGGTAACCATGACGCACCAAAAATTTTGAGATGCATCCTGTTGTATTTTAAGGTACATTATAGATAATAAAGTGTGAAAAAAATATGCATCATAGAATTGGTAAAGTTGATGACATTTCTAATCAATGTGTTCACTGTGGGCCACTGGACTTTTTGACAAGACTGGTACCTGGACATGGAATGTTGTAGTGCTTTCTCCAAGTAGACGGCTGGTAATGCATGTGTGATTTAGGTGTAACATGGATGAACATTCAAAACTGCTGTGTCTATATCTTAATTCctaccagaaaaaaagaactagcCTGTAGAATTCATTGCTAAATTGAAACTAAAtttatttaagacattttttgAGTCAATTTTAAGAAAAGTCTTGAGTAAAGAAATATAGCTGTTAACATAGGACAAAAATTGTGAAAGTGGCATTCGAATGACTGGAGTTTGGGAAATGTTGGTGTAAGAATTAGAGGCTTTGGAGTTAAATCTGGCTTAGATTTTGGCTCTGTTACGTCATAGCTTTGACATTTTGGCTCATCTCTcttatcttccatttcttcatatataaattGGGAATCATGAAGTGTCCATTAGAGAATTATTGTGAGGACCCAAAGGGGGGAAATTTGTAGATGAATGTGCTGGTCTCAAAATTGTTGAGTAAGTGGTCATTCCCTTCTATTGACTAGGACCTTAGTGAATAGCTCTGGTCTttgtatgataaaaaaaataaacttctggagGATTATGGGCAAACAATATCTTGCTGATTATATCTGGGTTTCCAGGGGAGAACATTAATATCTGCTGGAGTCCCGATGGACAGACCATTGCTGTGGGCAACAAGGATGACGTGGTGACCTTTATTGATGCCAAGACACACCGTTCCAAAGCGGAGGAGCAGTTCAAGTTTGAAGTCAATGAAATCTCTTGGAATAATGACAATAACATGTTCTTCCTGACAAATGGCAATGGTTGTATCAACATCCTCAGGTGAGAGGGTTCTAGCTTAGGAACTGTCTGATCTTTGTGCTGGGTGCTGTGGTGGATACAGAGATGAATTAGATGTTGAGTCTGTCCTGAAGGAGGTCAAAAGACAAGTGGTAATAAAGAATCCTAACCTCTGTTGAGCACCTTTGAGCCAGGCACCTTATATTTTACTTAAGTCATCACAGAAATTCTAGGGGGTTGATAGTATGCATcttatttgacagatgaggaccTGGGATTCACAGAGGTTAAATCACTATCAACTAGTGAGCACTAGAAGTAGATGCACCTTGAATTGTGGATAATTTGTACCCATAAAGTCTTAGCTTAAATATCACTtaccctccagggaagccatcttCATCATCTTCCTACTTCCCCAGGTtagaagcttattttttttttattaaaaaaacaaatattttttttatgtttatttttgagagagagagacagacagacagacagaacgtgagtgggggaggggcagagagacagggagatacagaatctgaagcaggctccaggctctgagctgtcagcacagagcctgacatggggctcgaactcgtgaaccgcgagatcatgacctgagctaaagtcagatgcttaacggactgagccacctaagggCCCCAGAAGCTTATTTTATGTACTTCCTGTTGGAAGCATTTCTCATTCTGTGTTacaatttcatgtttatttgtatcTTCCATTAGACTATAAATTCCATGAGGGTAAGGACCATGTGTAACTTGTTTACTCTTAAATCCCTAGTGCCTAACTTAATACCTGCTACACAGAGTTAGgatctcattaaatatttattctgtaaatgaatgaaatggtGGAATTGAAATTCAGGCTTGTCGATTCTATTCTTTCTGTTATTCTGGGTGGGTAATGCAAGGCAGTATGAAATAGGTTATGTTAGAGAGTCTAGGAATTTGCTATGGAACCCCAAGGAAAGAAATTTATATGGACTGTGGGAGTTGGAGCTTGAAGGAGGCACCTTTTGAGCTTGATCCTTAAA encodes:
- the THOC3 gene encoding THO complex subunit 3 isoform X3 — protein: MAVPAAAMGPSALGQSGPGSMAPWCSVTSGPTRYVLGMQELFRGHSKTREFPAHSAKVHSVAWSCDGRRLASGSFDKTASVFLLEKDRLVKENNYRGHGDSVDQLCWHPSNPDLFVTASGDKTIRIWDVRTTKCIATVNTKGENINICWSPDGQTIAVGNKDDVVTFIDAKTHRSKAEEQFKFEVNEISWNNDNNMFFLTNGNGCINILSYPELKPVQSINAHPSNCICIKFDPMGKYFATGSADALVSLWDVDELVCVRCFSRLDWPVRTLSFSHDGKMLASASEDHFIDIAEVETAGQKKQKPRPSMGESQKLTS
- the THOC3 gene encoding THO complex subunit 3 isoform X5; this translates as MAVPAAAMGPSALGQSGPGSMAPWCSVTSGPTRYVLGMQELFRGHSKTREFPAHSAKVHSVAWSCDGRRLASGSFDKTASVFLLEKDRLVKENNYRGHGDSVDQLCWHPSNPDLFVTASGDKTIRIWDVRTTKCIATVNTKGENINICWSPDGQTIAVGNKDDVVTFIDAKTHRSKAEEQFKFEVNEISWNNDNNMFFLTNGNGCINILSYPELKPVQSINAHPSNCICIKFDPMGKYFATGSADALVSLWDVDELVCVRCFSRLDWPVRTLSFSHDGKMLASASEDHFIDIAEVETG
- the THOC3 gene encoding THO complex subunit 3 isoform X1, translated to MAVPAAAMGPSALGQSGPGSMAPWCSVTSGPTRYVLGMQELFRGHSKTREFPAHSAKVHSVAWSCDGRRLASGSFDKTASVFLLEKDRLVKENNYRGHGDSVDQLCWHPSNPDLFVTASGDKTIRIWDVRTTKCIATVNTKGENINICWSPDGQTIAVGNKDDVVTFIDAKTHRSKAEEQFKFEVNEISWNNDNNMFFLTNGNGCINILSYPELKPVQSINAHPSNCICIKFDPMGKYFATGSADALVSLWDVDELVCVRCFSRLDWPVRTLSFSHDGKMLASASEDHFIDIAEVETGDKLWEVQCESPTFTVAWHPKRPLLAFACDDKDGKYDSSREAGTVKLFGLPNDS
- the THOC3 gene encoding THO complex subunit 3 isoform X2 yields the protein MAVPAAAMGPSALGQSGPGSMAPWCSVTSGPTRYVLGMQELFRGHSKTREFPAHSAKVHSVAWSCDGRRLASGSFDKTASVFLLEKDRLVKENNYRGHGDSVDQLCWHPSNPDLFVTASGDKTIRIWDVRTTKCIATVNTKGENINICWSPDGQTIAVGNKDDVVTFIDAKTHRSKAEEQFKFEVNEISWNNDNNMFFLTNGNGCINILSYPELKPVQSINAHPSNCICIKFDPMGKYFATGSADALVSLWDVDELVCVRCFSRLDWPVRTLSFSHDGKMLASASEDHFIDIAEVETGSDHLSEPQSAHLQNGNSHSHLSKSLCGQGNTL